A DNA window from Lasioglossum baleicum unplaced genomic scaffold, iyLasBale1 scaffold0090, whole genome shotgun sequence contains the following coding sequences:
- the LOC143219897 gene encoding uncharacterized protein LOC143219897: MNTSVTETFEAVLERQTQAFAQLTKILANTKKKGVDNYTVEYLDTRLTMYQETWTQITSFNGYLQAYRKADRTKEDLPYFKAGTMDRMEDAYLDGWSYLREQLAHLRPPITPPAANSSMAFPASMVTRPAHVKLPRIELPKFDGDYTRWKSFESRFNSAVIVNETLTGSERLQYLLSALSGEALESIQHLDVTDANFQIGWTRLKEIYDNERVIVHTLMQKLYSLKSIKLSQLDSLNQFTIHYRNTLEALYKLGRGTKEDHLVYFVSSKFDRELETEWNKTLGDARTYPTYAAMEKFVLEQTAAVKMSNQPTQQLQSSAGPAKPLRQKTNAHVIEESRPSPTCFLCKEAHVPRDCSMFRSLSPLARFETLKSQHACINCLGANHTVSNCPSTNVCRQCGEKHHTLLHRGESRALSRPKTSGYRNHASSVQPSRLDASTTLQTPLSAQAPARPVNSEEIGSNVATHFAEASPNGIQTVLLATAMVKVFAPNGQSRLARALLDQGSQSSFVSTNLVQQLRLQKVRAPISVTGLGGERTSTIDYSVQLQIGSSKQESPALLTRAFIVRGITQYAPPAIQMENYSALFDLALADPEPASKQRIELLLGADIFAQILRPGVRLPSNQGPIAQNTVFGWILSGCINTPENHRVAVTTHHGTITDPLERALTRFWETEAVPETRILTPLEIECERHFEKTYSRDATGRFVVRLPFLKSVPEDFLGDSLRGATASLARLTRKLRENEAVKCEYNAFIREYESLGHMNRLDGVDRSRNYIPHRAVLREESLTTKLRVVFNASSQTSSGYSLNDILLTGPKLQLDITHILLAWRIHKYVLVADIEKMFRQILIHPQDRKYQCILWRSESTGNLETFELNTVTYGTACAPYLSMRVIQEVNKLEGSEYPLASPILRNSVYVDDVFMGAPDKQLLEQTRIQVCQLLSRGGFNLRKWAGNDAESLRNIPAATHSHAVDLRIFNASELKVLGIRWIPSDDTFYFDLQKLAVRKEKMSKRELLSEIATLFDPLGWLSPIVVRAKILMQQQWLERISWDDCVSDDTRETWNLFCMDWRALTAMRVPRWIQYAPDSLEIQLHGFSDASRAAFSCAIYARVTSLTGETHTTLLTAKSRVAPIKTVSIPILELNGAVMLTELAAHVTHSIGIPVTKTVCWTDSTIVLAWLRKHPAAWKTMVANRTSKIHSTLPNAVWRHVPTHYNPADLNSRGVSAEALLSSTLWIEGPSWLKRDEEDWPVQQTYETEEEKCKTAVHNTVTIKDWDALSRFSSWQRLIRVFCHVRRFINTVRKQTSTAPPSFLTVSELRDSEITILRIIQRSSFATEIAAFARNKPLTSGSSLLPLSPFIDQCGVVRVGGRLRNSFLPWETKHPAILPKHHVSDLIIRESHLLSLHGGNQITTYTTRQKYWILGLRNSVRRVIHKCVKCARWRAETATQVMQDLVTSRCRPSPPFSHIGVDYAGPYQVRDAPGRGKRTYKKYIAVFICFATHAVHLELVDDCSTAAFLAAFDRFTSRRGVPQTITSDNGTNFVGASNELARHFVEVTNSPELKNRCSTLLIQWKFYPPGAPHHGGMQEAAVRSTKHHLRRIMGSFASTSEEMSTLLCKVEATLNSRPITRVRDDPECLDILTPGHFLTGSPLISRPVPPVIDEPTTHLSRWQQVQKFHELLWRVWSREYLQELQSRYKWQTEQKDLTVGAVVLLDNPLLPPNKWELGRVVKTFPGKDGHVRVVEVKTASSTYKRPITRVCQLPVNN; this comes from the coding sequence ATGAATACAAGTGTCACGGAGACCTTCGAAGCGGTGCTGGAGCGGCAAACACAGGCGTTTGCTCAACTCACGAAAATATTGGCGAATACGAAGAAAAAAGGGGTCGACAACTACACCGTGGAGTATCTGGACACCAGGCTGACCATGTATCAGGAGACCTGGACCCAGATTACTTCTTTCAACGGGTACCTCCAAGCGTACCGGAAAGCGGACCGGACGAAAGAAGACCTACCTTACTTCAAGGCCGGAACAATGGATCGGATGGAGGACGCGTACCTTGATGGCTGGTCCTACCTACGGGAGCAGCTGGCCCATCTACGCCCCCCCATCACACCCCCTGCGGCGAATTCATCTATGGCGTTTCCAGCTAGCATGGTAACTCGTCCCGCGCATGTTAAATTACCCCGGATCGAACTCCCGAAATTTGACGGCGATTACACGCGTTGGAAATCGTTCGAATCGCGATTCAATTCCGCGGTAATTGTAAACGAAACCTTGACGGGCTCAGAACGATTGCAGTACTTGCTTAGCGCATTGTCGGGCGAAGCACTAGAATCGATACAGCACCTCGATGTAACGGACGCGAACTTCCAGATCGGCTGGACACGTCTCAAGGAAATTTACGATAACGAACGAGTCATTGTACATACGCTGATGCAAAAACTTTATTCCTTGAAATCGATCAAATTGTCGCAGCTCGACTCGCTGAATCAGTTCACGATTCATTATCGTAACACCCTCGAGGCGTTGTACAAGTTAGGTAGAGGCACGAAAGAGGATCAtctcgtttatttcgtttcgAGCAAGTTCGACCGCGAATTAGAAACGGAGTGGAACAAAACCCTCGGAGATGCACGAACCTACCCAACATACGCGGCGATGGAAAAGTTTGTTTTAGAACAAACCGCGGCGGTTAAGATGTCCAATCAACCGACGCAACAACTACAATCCTCCGCGGGTCCTGCGAAACCGTTACGACAAAAAACGAACGCGCACGTGATTGAAGAAAGTAGGCCGTCTCCTACTTGCTTTCTTTGCAAAGAAGCGCACGTACCCCGCGACTGTAGCATGTTCCGTAGCCTCTCGCCACTAGCGCGCTTCGAGACGCTGAAAAGTCAACACGCGTGCATAAATTGCCTCGGCGCGAATCACACCGTGTCGAATTGCCCGAGCACAAACGTGTGTAGACAGTGTGGTGAAAAGCACCACACATTGCTGCACCGCGGAGAATCCAGGGCCCTCAGCAGACCCAAAACGAGTGGTTACCGAAACCATGCATCTTCGGTCCAGCCCTCGAGATTAGACGCGTCTACCACTCTTCAGACACCGTTATCGGCTCAAGCCCCTGCGCGGCCCGTGAATTCAGAAGAAATCGGTAGTAACGTTGCGACACATTTCGCCGAAGCCAGTCCGAATGGCATTCAGACTGTCCTACTGGCTACCGCAATGGTCAAAGTTTTCGCGCCCAACGGTCAGTCGCGATTAGCCCGCGCGCTATTAGACCAGGGGTCTCAATCCTCGTTCGTGTCCACCAATCTTGTACAGCAGCTACGTTTACAAAAAGTCCGAGCACCGATTTCCGTGACTGGTCTCGGCGGCGAACGAACAAGCACCATTGATTATAGTGTGCAACTGCAGATAGGTTCGTCCAAACAGGAGTCACCAGCACTGTTAACCCGTGCGTTCATAGTGCGCGGTATAACGCAGTACGCGCCGCCGGCGATCCAGATGGAAAATTACAGCGCCCTGTTCGATCTCGCGCTCGCGGACCCCGAGCCCGCATCAAAGCAACGTATCGAATTGCTCCTAGGCGCGGATATCTTCGCGCAAATTCTACGACCTGGCGTTCGACTCCCCAGTAACCAAGGACCGATTGCGCAAAATACGGTATTCGGTTGGATCTTGTCCGGATGCATCAACACCCCGGAAAACCATCGCGTCGCGGTTACCACGCATCACGGGACAATCACGGATCCACTCGAACGTGCGTTAACTCGTTTTTGGGAAACGGAAGCGGTCCCTGAAACGCGTATCCTCACTCCCTTGGAAATAGAATGCGAGCGGCACTTCGAAAAAACCTACTCGCGCGACGCTACCGGCAGATTCGTGGTGCGGTTACCGTTTCTCAAGTCGGTCCCCGAGGACTTCCTCGGAGATTCACTCCGAGGAGCCACCGCGTCACTGGCACGTCTGACCCGGAAACTACGCGAAAACGAGGCGGTAAAATGCGAATATAATGCGTTCATCCGCGAGTATGAGTCGCTCGGCCACATGAACCGTCTCGATGGCGTCGACCGTTCCAGGAATTACATTCCACATCGCGCCGTTCTCCGAGAGGAAAGCTTGACTACAAAGCTCCGAGTCGTTTTTAATGCGTCGAGCCAAACGTCTAGCGGATACTCCTTAAACGACATCCTACTTACTGGTCCGAAGTTACAGTTAGATATCACTCACATCTTATTAGCGTGGCGAATCCACAAATATGTTCTAGTGGCGGACATTGAGAAAATGTTCCGTCAAATTCTCATCCACCCACAAGATCGCAAATATCAATGCATCTTGTGGAGAAGCGAATCTACCGGTAATCTCGAGACGTTCGAATTGAATACGGTAACCTACGGAACCGCCTGCGCCCCGTACCTCTCGATGCGCGTTATACAAGAAGTAAACAAGTTGGAAGGTTCGGAATAccccctcgcgtccccgattcttcgCAACAGTGTTTATGTCGACGACGTATTCATGGGCGCGCCGGACAAACAGCTGCTCGAACAGACTAGAATACAAGTCTGTCAGCTGTTGTCTCGAGGCGGATTCAATCTGCGAAAATGGGCGGGCAACGATGCCGAATCCCTGCGAAATATTCCCGCAGCCACACATTCACACGCGGTGGATCTGCGAATATTCAATGCTTCGGAACTCAAAGTCCTCGGAATCAGGTGGATCCCCTCGGACGACACGTTCTATTTTGACTTACAAAAACTGGCGGTCAGAAAGGAGAAGATGAGCAAGCGCGAATTGCTCTCGGAGATTGCGACGTTGTTCGACCCTCTAGGATGGTTGTCTCCAATTGTTGTTCGAGCCAAAATCTTGATGCAGCAACAATGGCTCGAACGAATCAGCTGGGATGACTGCGTATCGGACGACACCCGCGAAACCTGGAACCTCTTCTGTATGGACTGGCGTGCTTTAACCGCAATGAGGGTCCCGCGGTGGATCCAGTACGCCCCTGACTCACTCGAAATCCAACTACATGGATTCAGCGACGCATCTCGTGCCGCCTTTTCATGCGCGATTTACGCCCGCGTAACGTCGCTCACCGGCGAAACGCATACCACGCTGCTCACAGCTAAATCGCGAGTAGCTCCAATAAAAACTGTCTCTATCCCTATCCTCGAGTTAAACGGAGCCGTCATGCTAACTGAATTGGCCGCTCACGTGACCCACTCGATCGGGATACCGGTAACGAAGACAGTTTGCTGGACGGACTCCACGATTGTCCTCGCATGGTTGCGGAAACACCCAGCAGCTTGGAAGACCATGGTGGCCAACAGGACGTCCAAGATCCACTCCACACTGCCGAATGCCGTCTGGAGACACGTGCCGACGCACTACAATCCTGCAGACCTGAATTCGCGTGGTGTAAGTGCAGAAGCACTGCTGTCATCGACGCTGTGGATCGAGGGTCCATCGTGGTTGAAGAGGGACGAAGAAGACTGGCCCGTTCAGCAGACCTACGAAACGGAGgaggaaaaatgtaaaaccgCCGTACATAATACGGTCACAATCAAAGATTGGGATGCTCTGTCTCGCTTCTCTAGCTGGCAACGCCTAATCCGCGTATTCTGTCACGTGCGGCGATTTATAAACACGGTGCGAAAGCAAACAAGCACCGCGCCCCCCTCGTTCCTCACCGTCTCGGAGCTACGCGATTCGGAAATAACAATActgcgaataatccaacgcagctCGTTCGCAACCGAAATCGCCGCGTTCGCGCGGAACAAACCGTTGACCAGTGGCTCGTCGCTTTTGCCGCTCAGCCCTTTCATCGACCAATGCGGAGTCGTACGCGTAGGCGGGAGGCTCAGAAACTCCTTTCTGCCTTGGGAAACGAAGCACCCCGCGATATTGCCGAAACATCACGTTTCCGACCTCATTATTCGGGAATCGCATCTTCTCTCCTTGCATGGCGGAAATCAAATCACGACGTACACAACAAGACAAAAATATTGGATCCTAGGGTTGCGTAATTCGGTCCGTCGCGTGATTCATAAGTGCGTCAAATGCGCGCGTTGGCGGGCGGAAACTGCAACGCAGGTAATGCAAGACCTCGTGACGTCACGTTGCCGTCCGTCCCCTCCATTCTCTCACATTGGAGTCGATTACGCCGGTCCCTACCAAGTACGAGACGCACCCGGGCGCGGAAAGCGaacttataaaaaatacattgcagtATTTATCTGTTTTGCTACTCACGCGGTCCATTTAGAGTTGGTTGATGATTGCTCCACGGCTGCCTTCCTCGCAGCCTTCGACCGCTTCACGTCCAGACGTGGTGTTCCTCAGACGATCACTAGCGACAATGGCACGAATTTCGTAGGCGCGTCCAACGAACTCGCTCGACACTTCGTCGAAGTCACAAATTCGCcggaattgaaaaatcgatgctCCACTCTTCTTATTCAGTGGAAGTTCTATCCCCCGGGCGCTCCTCATCACGGAGGAATGCAGGAAGCCGCAGTCCGGTCAACCAAGCATCATCTTCGTCGTATCATGGGGTCGTTCGCGTCAACCTCCGAAGAGATGTCCACACTGCTTTGCAAGGTGGAAGCCACGTTAAACTCGCGTCCGATTACTCGGGTGCGCGACGACCCAGAGTGTCTTGACATCCTTACGCCAGGGCACTTTTTAACCGGTAGTCCGCTGATTTCACGTCCGGTTCCTCCCGTGATTGACGAGCCGACAACGCACTTATCACGATGGCAACAAGTGCAAAAATTCCACGAACTGCTGTGGCGCGTATGGTCCCGCGAGTACTTGCAGGAACTGCAGTCGCGGTACAAATGGCAAACTGAACAAAAGGATCTGACTGTAGGAGCGGTAGTCCTCTTGGACAACCCCCTACTACCTCCTAACAAATGGGAATTAGGGAGGGTCGTAAAAACGTTCCCAGGTAAAGACGGCCACGTACGAGTGGTGGAGGTTAAGACCGCGTCCTCAACATATAAACGACCCATCACTCGTGTCTGCCAGTTACCAGTAAACAACTGA